The following coding sequences are from one Eleginops maclovinus isolate JMC-PN-2008 ecotype Puerto Natales chromosome 11, JC_Emac_rtc_rv5, whole genome shotgun sequence window:
- the LOC134872370 gene encoding protein FAM200A-like yields the protein MVACDSLMVMSCVANLTYYSLRTVLRAKLTHIYKHSRREYFKIGCSTANICYICTSLAIYLAPMDRFVVRKVPEGQAAMTEGQAATTEGQAATIGQGQASEASTSQKRRKRKYNEEYVKYGFTVTTDRAGEEVPLCFVCSTILCNEAMKPSKLTRHMETHHVHLKAKPVEYMQQMLRDFKGQQATMRKSAKINENALKASYLVALRVAKSKKPHTIAEQLILPAAIDMCRAMVSEECANKLKTIPLSDNTIGRRIGEMANDVKDQLMAKLQTVLFSLQIDETTDVTNDAQLLTFVRYEDSGTMCEEFLFCKPLPGRTTGVEIFKALDDFFTEHNISWQRCVALCSDGARAMSGSKTGLFAHVRRVAPGVIWTHCLIHREALASKDLSVELSGVFDVVVKTVNFIKRNALNTRLFSSLCHDLGSEHSSLLYHSEVRWLSRGAVLARVFELRGAFYEFLCEKHSDLASNFNDSYWLTKLAYLTDVFAELNKLNSSMQGRDANVMQLYEKLDAFVKKMSKWIERVESNNLAMFPSVEEYPDSTDINDTICEHLRKLVRQFAKYFTDSEEWRRDSKWILLPFSDDASVGSSLTAVEEDKLIEMSTDSVRRHMYDTQPLVKFWISCQTEFPQLAAKAMRCLLPFPTTCLCESGFSTLAYLKNKYRARLDPENDMRLSLSTISPRIDRLCGLHHAQISH from the coding sequence atggtagcctgtgattcgctaatggtaatgagttgcgtcgctaacctcacttattattcattacgtacagtcttgcgagcaaagttgacacacatttataagcatagccgacgagagtattttaagataggttgtagtacagcaaacatttgttacatatgtactagtctagctatatatctagcaccaatggatcgttttgtagtgaggaaagtgccagagggacaggctgccatgacagagggtcaggctgccacgacagagggacaggccgccacgatagggcaaggacaggcttccgaagcgtcaacttcgcaaaaaagacgaaaaagaaaatacaatgaggaatatgttaaatatggattcacagtgacgacagacagagcaggagaggaggtaccactgtgtttcgtatgttcaacaattctctgtaatgaagctatgaagccgtcgaaacttacgcggcatatggagacgcatcacgtccacttgaaggccaaacccgttgagtacatgcaacagatgttgcgtgatttcaaaggacagcaggctaccatgaggaagagtgcaaaaataaatgaaaacgcactgaaagcatcgtatctggtcgctctcagggttgcaaaaagtaagaagccccataccattgcagagcagcttatattgccagcagccatagatatgtgcagagctatggtaagcgaagaatgtgccaacaaattaaaaactattccgttgtcagacaacacaattggaagacgaattggggaaatggcaaatgatgtcaaagaccagctgatggcaaaacttcagacagttctgttttcccttcaaatcgacgagacgacagatgttactaatgatgcgcaactgttaacatttgtgcgatacgaggacagtggcactatgtgcgaggaatttcttttttgcaaaccactgcccgggcgaactaccggtgtagaaatatttaaagcactggacgattttttcacggagcacaatatctcgtggcagaggtgcgttgcattatgcagcgatggggcccgagccatgagtggcagcaagactggactgtttgcgcatgtaaggagggtggctccgggggtaatttggacacactgcctgattcatagagaggctctcgcctccaaagatctcagtgttgagctcagtggtgtgtttgatgtcgttgtcaagacggtcaacttcataaaacgaaacgcattgaatacacgcctgttttcatccctatgccatgacttgggaagtgaacacagctctctcctttatcattcagaggtgcgttggctgtctcgcggcgctgtgctcgcccgtgtgtttgaactacgcggagctttctacgagttcttgtgcgagaagcattctgatctggcttccaatttcaacgatagttactggttaactaagctggcgtacctcacagatgtttttgcagagctgaacaagttgaacagctccatgcaagggagagatgcaaacgtcatgcagctctacgagaagctcgacgcatttgtgaaaaaaatgtcaaagtggatcgaacgagtggagagcaataacttggcgatgtttccttcagttgaggaataccctgacagcactgacatcaacgacactatatgtgagcatttgaggaagcttgtgcgtcaattcgcaaagtacttcactgattcggaagagtggcgccgtgacagcaagtggatcctgctcccattcagtgacgatgcatcagtagggtcaagtctgacggctgtggaagaggataagctgattgagatgtccacagactctgtcaggaggcatatgtacgacacacagccccttgttaaattctggataagttgccagacagaatttccacagcttgctgcaaaagcaatgaggtgtcttttgccctttccaaccacatgtctgtgtgagagtggtttttctacactggcgtacttaaagaataagtacagggctaggcttgatccagagaatgacatgagactgtctctgtctaccatttcgccacgaatagacaggctgtgtggacttcaccacgcccagatatcacactga